atatatcatCGGAAAACATCTACAAGGTCATctaaaaatacaaagaactaAAACATCTTACTATGAAAATTTGTACTTACAATTGCAGGGTCACCTTTGATCAACTCTTTTTGCCTTTTTTCTTCCTCCTTTGCTTTCTTATCCATATAGACAAGCCAGCCATACCTTTTAACCCCATATTCTTTAGCAATTATTTCCATTCCTTCATCATTGCTATCATCACTATTAAAATCCTCATCAtcctcatcatcttcatcttcctcgttatcattatcattatcatcatcatctgAAATATGGGTTTCTTCTTTTCCATTCCCATCATAAGAAAACCCAACCTGTGAGTAAGATCCTTTACTTGCAGAAGGCTGTGGCAAATTAGATCTACAGGTGTACATACATAAACAAAATAAGATCGTCTGCTATGAAGTATACCAACTCAACATCATATAAAGATAAGAGTTGTTACCAATTGCTAAGATTCAGTTTTAGAAATGGAACAAAAATTATGCCACAAATAATATAACAAAACTAATAATCCAAAAACGAACTACAAGGATAGAGACAGAAAGCAAATCCACAGTAAAAGAGCTACAACAAATAACTCAAGGAACGATGCCCCTATAATATATTGTCAGCATATATTTCTTACATATAATATTAAGGATTGGGAACTTAAAAATTAGTGTGTCGCATATATACCAAATGactaaaaatagttaaataggCATGAAAGGAACATCGACCAATTCAACCTGTCTGATGTAAACGGGGCAGCAGCCTTGGCTTCCATCTCTTGATTTACATGTTGCAAAGCCTCCTCGTCAGTAACTGTTAACATTGAAATCATAGTTTGTAAATTCAACTTCAAAATCAAAACCTAGAAATCGGACCAGCCTCGAAACCTTTTGTATCTTATTCCTTTATCATGAATGAACatcattgaaataaattaaaagacaaagaaaaaacAGCAATAGTAACAAAAAACAGTAAAGGTCATCATTACAAGAGAATCAAACACATTGTCGAGAAACAAAAAAGTACCGACATCCTCTACGGCGATGCTTTACTAAATCCCGATAACGCTCAAAATTAACAAACTCTTCtaactcttcttcttcttcagatTTTTCCGGAGCGCGTCTATGACTAGAATCGCGAATGAAATCAAGAAGAGCACGGCCATCAAATCTGCAAATGCACTCATAGATTCACATCAAAAGAAGCACTACTAATAAAACTCAAATGCAATGAAGCAATCATAATTAAGTAATTAATCAAGaaaatacacataagagaaGGGCTCGCACCTGTCAATCAATACATCCTGTTTCCCATTCCAAGGTATCCTGGGATACAAAGAAATCACCACATCAACCTTATGCAAATTAATTAATCACAAAATACAATTGAATCGGTTAGAAGCTTTGGAAACGGTGATCGAATAAAAATCAAGAAACTGAAAGAGAAGAGTGAAAGAAACAAACAGGCCCTGTTGATCCTGTGTGGCTTGGTAGAGAGCGTCGTCTCGGTAGGTTCGGGAACGGAAGCCTACGAGTTGAATAGATTGCTGCGGATCGCCACGTCTCTTGGCGAGGTAGACGGCGCGTCGTTGTGCTCTCTTCCGAGCTGCGTCCATCATGTCGTGGACCTTCTTCTCCGACCTTCTTGCCTCGTGCCacatccttcttcttcttcttcctcctctccAATGCTGTTTGGAACCCTAATTTTGATTCCTGAAATCCACACAGTGGCCTTGCACCTCGTATTCACACAGTTTGCGCGGTTTTCATCCTGGACCCGGACTTACTCCCTCACCTACGAATGGCCCAATCGATGAAATTACCATAGCTTAATGAACCTGGACCCCTTTCTTGTCATTTGCTCCATTTAATTACCTTCGCAATATTAATTAATCCTTACTGTTTTCTAACTTTTATAAACTTATGAGATAAATGTTTTTTATGTGTGATCATTTAgttatataaactattttttattataatatttaatgaagtaaaatgttaaaattaaatatggcatttaactttatttaatatttcttcTTAAAGCATTACTTTATTTAAGAAGAACAATATAATTACAGTGATGATAATTTTGGAGAGAATAATAGATATTCAAAGTTAAACTAAAACATTATTTAGTTTCAATTGAATACTTTTATCTctataataataactaataaactttgatttaatattttaaatcatagttaaaaaaaaaaaaaaagtatgatttATCTTTGAAATTGGAGGCTTTTGCTTAATAATTTATACCTATATATTGGATTCTTATTTCTAACTTATCTTATAGCGTTTATAGTGTTTATCAATTTTactcttatattaatatttatttttcatgtcTTCATCTCTCTTAAAAATTatagttgttatttttttttatcatttggtttcttattctttctttgcaaaaaaatatgaatgaatGACAACAACGGTTTCTTCCCATGTGACTCAATTTGTGACTGTGACCTCCGTCAACTACATTTGGCGAACAATCATCTTCAAATGTCTCGTGTGGACAATCTAGATGGAAATGTGAACGAGGAGCAAATCAACTTATTCTTCTTCCCTCCAATTACAACATTCTTCACGAATCACCTATTATTCTCATCACAAATGTGGCATCGAAGCTTCTCCAAATTCACCAATAGAATTTTGAGTCTATGATTTCTGACACGATTTTTCTCACGCCAATAGAATTATCATTATGAAAAAATGACTATTACAAAAGATTGGATCTTCGTAACTTGGATTTGCAATGGTAACCTTTGTTTGTCTCGCCTTTCGCAACCAGACATTTAAAGTCATTGCTTAGAGGCGGTACTTACACTCTCTTCTTGACAGGTCgctttttatttctctttatcAAATTGATCATTATTTcatttccttttatttatttattccattaaaattaaaattattaataaatataaaatattgaatctttttttctttattgttgTAGTAATATTATGACTTTGGAAatgttaatgataaaaaaaatgtggacACACATGTGTTTCcactagtaataataataatagtaataatctatatatatatatataagggaTTTTCCATTataactgttttttattttggttgtactcaaatttgtttccattttattcttataccaatatttcattttattattttattttttgttatttcatcattttgtaattatttgaatttaaaactaaaaaaatagttaatattaaatttacatatatatgaAGGGGATTCCtcgttataattattttttgttgtacACAAATTTGttcctattttatatttatatcaatattttattttaaaactaaaaaaagagttaataatcatttcattttattattttataattacttacatttaaaataaataaaaaaatataataattaaatttgaaaaaaactgTTTGAAGTGCActcatttatttgaaaaaaattagtcaAATAAAACTTTGATTTGAAACGTGGTTTGATGGACAATTATTTTAACTCCGAGGCAAAAAGGCATAGTGTAAAAGCAAACCTTGAGAAAAAATGTGAGAAAAAGAGACTCAAacgaaaaaataaatcaaaaaacAAATGTAAACTAcacaaatttagtttttttttttcattctcgtCAATCTAAAGGTATTTTTTATTGAACCAATGtcattatcatttattttgttttgatcaATCAATACAACTTGTATAAAATTTGATTGTTTAATTAATGCTCctcatttttatttctttcactCTACTTTTCATTTTCGTAAAGTAAGTGAAGGCGAAAGAGGAAAAAGATAGAAAAGTAGAATATCCCAAAATGTTACTTGAATACAAAACATTCAGATTTTTGCACAAGTACAAAGTTATCCCGATGTCATTGTTGATGTGGTTGTCAATGGAGAAGATGAATAATATAACCTTGTTGCGGAAGAGGggaaaagaattaaaaaatagatattttctTAGAGTTTGTTACTAGAGTTTCTCatattcttattcttcttcttttcattattatattcctcttttttagttttaaattagtAACAATCAAAATTAGTGATTTATAGGATTTTTTTAGGATGAAACAGGAGATGTAATTTAAAACACTAACACTTAGCATTGTTTCATCCAATGTCATTCCTAAATTTAACAAACAATTATTATAAACAGTGTATGTAAATTTAtagaaattttaataaaaaatataaaggatTTGCATAAATAGGAATTACACATAAGTGATATTGAAATGGTAAATAGTAAAACTAACTTGTATAAATGAaagtaaattattaaatattatatgaagATGGTAAAAGATTGattaaaataactttatttGACTATTTTGTGCAAGATGTTATATCTAGtagttaactttttttttataaggacTCATACATCCCTTAAATGtctcaaatatatttatttatttattgctgataaataaatttatcctGGTGGGTTTTGTTTGAATTTGTCTGGTTTtgataaaaatagttattatattgaccaaatatatatatgaatatgaataatatatgatttttttaaattagataaGAATAAATTAGATACGAAGAAAATATATCCTTATTCCCATACTTGATACTCCATCCGtttaaaattactaaaatattcatattttattaggtaagttaaaaaatgttatatggactttttttctttttctttgttccTTAGTTTAACTTTATTTCTCCTTCACCACATGACTATTTTTATCATATCTCAGTCAGTTGTTCTACTTATTAAAAATTCACTCAAAGTTTCAAggtaatttatcttttatcacAATATtgattacactttttttttttttgaatttttcctTCTAATGTATTACATTTTTGAAACGCAACCTAATATCATTAAATCAATTAGTTTATTGCACACATACTTACATTCATtcctaattttttaattttttcttaatgttTCACTTTCAAGTTTAAGTTTAATTGTGTAAACTCTTAGTTTATAGGTaacatgaaaattttattttctttgatcTCTTTGAcccttaatttaatatttaacaaGTTTACTCAAATctcaaaattatatttcttatcatcacaaaaaaaaaatcatcacaactttaattatattttttcttgttttgatttcgTCCAAACAATGTAGTACATTTCAGAAAATGAAATACTCAATTTCATTCAATTTGATTGTGTTTTActgttttattataattattttactttcaTCCAATTATTAGTTGATAGAAATATACCTATTACCtgaataagaataaaaatgagataaaaaaaattatactcatTATGTACTGAGTGAGAAATGTGGataaaattttactttaaaaCACTTAGGAAATAATGAAGCTCACATTGTTTGATCGTTCCTAAATTCAACAAACAATAACTATAGACATTGCATGTAAATTTATAGAAGatttaataaacaaatataaaggATTTGCATAAATAGGAATTACACAGAAGTAATATTGAAATGATAAATAGTAAAACTAACTTGCATAAATGAaagtaaattattaaatattgtaaaataatttgaaaaataaaatactaaattttaaatttaaacttaatatgatgaaatataatttttaaaactttaaatgatcagttaaatttaaatatgattttttttaccaGTCATGGCATTAGGTGTTACAAAAAGTTTACAATGTGTATTTAATACTTATTTTTCACGTCTAATACATTTTTAAGCAATTCTATTATTGGTTGTGAGTAGTATTAATAGATACATGACACGTTTAATTTCTATTCTATGCCGATGCATTAAATTTCCAAACATATAAATTCCTTTCAAAAATATCTTGAGCTATAACActtgtttaatatttattttattttatcaactatttaattttttttttaaagacgCTTCAATGATATTAGAATCGATAATTTGTCTTGATGATTAAATTATACTAGTGTAGTATGGTTAAGagttttttatatgaaaaatctttataaaattttagataattttttccattaattaatattagtatAAGTAAGGCTTATGACTGAATGTGATTGGGTATTTTTTaaggttaaaaatatttaaaaatgattgaaataaaataataattttaaaataaaatgaaaatgattatcaaattatacacaaAATCTATCACTTTCTTATGACATGGAAACATTTGGGGATATCCGTACGTATATGCTAAATTAATCAGCAATAGGATACTAAGAATGGGGTATGTAGGTcctaataatatattttctttcatgTGGCTTTCATCATCTTGCGATGTGCCTCTCAGACTACCACGGTCAGTAACTAAAGTCAGCTAACTAAAATTAGTGTTTTTCTGTATGCATTTTATCGTATTCGATTATTGTGACTCAGTCTTTCGCAATTTGCTCATTTTTATATTGTTACTCCAATAATAAGTTTGGGAATATTGCGTATATACCTTCTTGCATGAGCGAATGAAGTTTATGTTTGTGTATACTATATTCAGGTGGTTTGTTTCGTGGACCACCCACTCATAACCACAATAACCACAAGACCCAATTTTAATGTGAAAAACTTGTGCTAAAATCATGTTAATGTTAATGAAAATTTGTATTAAGTGacataattttagttttaatgttTAAGTTGTACTATcttaatatgattttaattatgatttttttattaattaagtaaAATTGTGTGACTCGGTTCAAAATAACTACACATTAACATTATTTCTATGTAATCACTTTTGAATTGAAGTCACACCACttatttgtaaatattatttttactttatacGTGTATTAAATcagaaatatttaatatatataatattaagttATGCAAATAAGaatgtttaattaattatttcagaataatttaaattaattaaattaaaattaatatatagaatattaatttatgtcattagtaatatataattagttattttggtatagtttaaattaattaaaattgtgtaTTTATGGATGAATAGTAAGTAATGTTATGTTTTGATTTGGttatttgataaataaaaaaatttatgtttgtatatttgttttgaataatatttatatatatattttatgtaaatattattattattatatatataatattattttgtataattttatgtgtggaaaatataacttttataaTTGCATGCAaagatatttttaatgaaattatacTGATAGTAAAAGtgtgttttaaaaaattgttatgaaGAATGATTAGGGTAAACGTACAAATTAGGCTGTTAGTTTTATAAAGGAATATTTGTTGTTGGTAATAAAATAAACGAAGGCATAAATACATAGGTAAAAAATGACGAAATTAATAATGAAAGTTGAGAGTGCACATTTTACTATGAAGTTTGTTTGTAAAGGCAATTGCTTCTATTGTAACATTCCCTCTTATAATATAAACATTTGTTAAGCTTATTAGGATTTGGATCATTCATTTCGTTATGAATACATTGAGTGTTTGGTCATTCTTATTCATGGCAACGCAACATGGGACCAAGTAATACATTTGGTCCCGTGTAGGTAAACCAAAAATCCTGATTTCAAATTGGATTAAATTGGACATTGTAAGCCTTGAAAATGCTGTGAAGATTGGACATTATGACCACAAATGTCGTCAGttgtaaatgaaaaaataaacaaataacaatTACGTGTTGACAAGGTAGGTGTAGAGCTTGAACTGTGTATAACAAAGGATAGTATTGAAGTTGGGGAGGCTATCTCTTAGACGTCAAACATTGAAATTTCTCAATCATAGCTTTGCACAAGACACAGCGATTTGTGCCTCATTTTTTCTTTGCAAAGTGACTATATCTGTTGGGATTCAATGCTTGACTCGCAAGTATGTTGGTCTCTCGTTGAACAAACCAAGCATTTATTCTTTCAAATGTGATTTTAACCATAACAACAATCGGTAAGGATCGAACCCTTTCATAATAGAGTTCATGCTTTCAACAAAACTTGTTGTCATGTGTGTCTCCTTTTGCCCCTTCATAGGCATGAATCCATTTTTCCAATGGTATTTAATGAATCAAAGAGACTGTTTGCCGAAATTCTGCTTGCTTCATCTCATACCATGtgacaatttaaaaaatgagaTTAGTGGCAAACATTGTCAATTGATAGTGGGGTGTGATTGAATTTAAGTTAAGAAATGTGGCATATCTTCACATAAATAATGTACTTCTTCTATTGCAAATTTCAAATGTTATTTCGTATTTTGTAATAAATTGTACTAATTTGTCTATTCTAATGAATCTCTTATTATGACTTATGACTTGTAAAACATTAATGTTTACTcttatttatttccaaatgcATAATATTTTACagttacaattttttatatcaatttttttatgccCAAATATGAAACAATACGAATTAACCAACATTTCTCTACATAAAAAttgctaaaaaaaatttatttattaaacaaccaaatcaaaacattaatgtaaatattttaattaatatgtaaatattttatatattaatattgtaatattttatatatgtttaaatttgaactaatatattaatatttttaatttaaaacataaaaaaaattgcttCAAAAGAAATTAGGTTTGAACTAAAGTCGTGCAAGGCTGCCACAATTTTAGttcaaaaccaatttcataTAAGTTATGCCACCTAGATACGAGTTTACTTTACAAAAAAATTTGACTAATCAATTTTGTGTCACGCTAGCATGACTTTCTCTTTAGTATTAAAGTCGTGTTATCTTAACATGATTTCACTTGACATGACATAACTTCCACAacctcatattttttttttcacaatcaATCTCATTtcgataataaaaaaaaaaaaattgtcctcttttcataaaaaaaaaaaaatcaaaacaatataCATATAACAatgttttatatgtttttatgtgattttttcTAAGACTATAGCTAGTCCTATATTTGTCATATAaagtatttttcaaattataatatttgctataaactaaaattaaattttaaatactttaattttaaaaatacttcaCATgagcaattttaaaaaaatattttaatgaaaaataattatttttttatgaattaatttttttttatataaatttaaaaatttgatgttaagaaatttaatgacttataaaatattttacgtaaattaatttctagttgtaaaaaaattaattatttttcttaaatatatacataagaaagttcatttaaacatttttattatttaatttgttaaaaaaaaattctttgtattattttttaatttttagtattCATGTACTTCTTAACAAttatactaattattttgtatataaataattaaaatagagttgataaaacaGTCAGCCTTGTATATTGGGATGAACTCACCAAAACCTATTTACGACCCacctttttaaaaattattttttttggatgGATTGGTGGATTAAGTGACtcaattaatttgaaaataagtagtttttttataaaattaacttttggtagaaaattttaacaaaattaagcactaaaagagtaaaaatatcttaattttctCGATTACAAACTAAGATTGataataaagacaaaaaaaaaaaatgagccAAATTGAATGTTTACAGGAGTAAATTGTGTATATAGTTTAATTAATGTAATCTTACTAGTGGACGACACATTCAAGAAGCACTTCTTCATACAAGATTCGAagcataaaatataatttctgttacttattattataataatgaaaacaTGCAAGGTTAACAAGGAAATTTTTCTGGATCCCAACACGTCAGAGCCAGAGATTGCTTTTAAGGTAAAGGATTCCATCAATAATGCAAATAACAAGACGCGTATATCGTAAAATTGAAGCTCTTAATATAGTTTAAAAGATAATAGAGTATTACACCTAAGTTAATCTCGACGTATCAATCAATTAATCTGAATATCTGGagcttattattattttcttagtCAACAAggcattattatattattatacttcCTACCGGGAAGGTAATAATAACAAGACTAAACGcgaataatattttattattttctgtcAATGTATTGGTTGggcaaataaaataaataataaataaataaataaatgggtaGATTGAAAATATTTGTACGCCAAGCAAGGAAAGAGGGAAAGAaggcataaaataaaaaaaatataaaaggaaaagaggtgtgatgacgtggaccaATCAGAGGAGGACAGAGGTGTGGGTTGGATGGAGCAGCTAAGAATAAAGCCTGTGGTGTCCCTTGGTATTCAAAAGCGCCGAAAGAGAGAAACCTAACAACGCCATAGCGTTCTCTAACCCATCGTGCGAGGTCCCTCGACCTCCGCACAACCCCAACTCCAAGGGGCTGTGCATGTTTTCCACGCCCATGTCGGAACCGGACGCCCATGCGCCGTCACTACCCTTCCTGCTCCAGCGCCCGCCGCTCCTGCAGTCAGCGCCGCCGCTCTTCAAGCAGCGATCGTGGTCGCCGGACGTCTACCGCGATGAGGCCTGGCTCCGCCGCAAGGGAAACTGGAAGAACCGCCGCACCAAGAGCGTCACAGACGAGGACGTCGACGAACTCAAAGCCTGCATCGAATTGGGCTTCGGATTCGATTCCTCCCCGGAGGTCGAGCTCGATCGCCGCCTCTCCGATACCTTACCCGCTCTCGGCCTCTACTACGCCGTCAACAAAAACTACAACGAATCCCTCGTCTCCAAACCCACGCCGTCCTCCTCCGCCGCCGCCTCCGATTGCGACGACACTCCTTCCCCCCACGGCAGTCCCCACTCCGCCATCTTCACCACCGGTACTTGGCACTTTAGCTGATCTCTTATCTGCTTTTGATAATGATCTCTCACTTGTCGGAATTAAAGTTTGCATGGATTAACTTAGTTATCGAAGTAAAAGTCTCTAATTCTTTGAGCAGATTAAAAATAGCTAAGAAAATTTAAATCTCGGTCTTTCTATTTTTAATCTGTGTTGATTGTGATTGAAGTGGATTGAGATGTGCTGATATTTTTGTTGAATTATTGCTTTGTTTGTTGTGAATTAATTATGAAGGTGATAACCCTCAAACGGTGAAGACGAGGCTGAGGCAATGGGCTCAGGTTGTTGGTTGTGCTGTGCGTCAAAGTCCAGAGTTCTAGCTGAATGGGTTATGTGATGTGATGATAATTGTGGATTCGGAACCTAAGCAGGGTTGTCAAACCTAAACCATTACAATAGAAGCTGTGTGATTGATATAAGTGACAATGATTTTACACCGAACTACCAAACCGAAGAAGCGATGGCGGTCCCTAGTTAACCACCCGATTGTGAGGGAAGCAAAGTAGTTAGTTAGTAATACATGTGGGGGTGTCGGCAGAAGCCTTGTTTTGTAATGTACTTGTCGAATCTGTTATAGTATTATTCATGTCATGTGGTAGACGTATGTAGATGtagttttgttttagtttttgtgTTTGTGCTGGGTGTGTGAAAAGGTGTTGGTTCCACTAGTGCATTTGAATCTGTACTTTATGTGCTGCTATACTCCTTTTTGGTATCTGTAGTTTCTCTTTCCTCTTGGGTTTGCTTGGTACTCTGTTGAAAAGCAAAGCAAGGGAAGGGTGGAGGACGAAGAAGTGAAGAATATAACATTCTTGTAACTTTGACAAAGAATTCCTTGAACGAGGGAAACAGCTTGCTTTCTAAAATGGGCTGGGTACCAGTACGACTCAACTTATGTCTTTCGTGAAAGGTAAGACAGAGAAGCTTCAAATTTCAACATTCTCCTGTGTTTGTTTGTTCGTATCATCGAATATTGCGCTGCTGGCAATGACTACTTTGTGTATCTCACTCATTGTACTTTTTAGCTACCTATCTCCTATCCTCTGTCATCACTTATCTTCCACCCATTTTCCAGACACAGAATGGCAGTAGAATGGAATGGAAAGTTTCCTCTGTTGACTTTTTTACGCGGAGGCAGCTGTCAACTCAATCCACTGCTAACATAACGGAAATTACAGTGGTTGTTAAGTGTTGAACACTTATGTCAAGAGAACTGTGCCATCCATGAAAAATTGAAGGTTAGGAAG
The sequence above is a segment of the Phaseolus vulgaris cultivar G19833 chromosome 2, P. vulgaris v2.0, whole genome shotgun sequence genome. Coding sequences within it:
- the LOC137810122 gene encoding uncharacterized protein gives rise to the protein MFSTPMSEPDAHAPSLPFLLQRPPLLQSAPPLFKQRSWSPDVYRDEAWLRRKGNWKNRRTKSVTDEDVDELKACIELGFGFDSSPEVELDRRLSDTLPALGLYYAVNKNYNESLVSKPTPSSSAAASDCDDTPSPHGSPHSAIFTTGDNPQTVKTRLRQWAQVVGCAVRQSPEF